Proteins from one Chelonia mydas isolate rCheMyd1 chromosome 14, rCheMyd1.pri.v2, whole genome shotgun sequence genomic window:
- the RHBDF2 gene encoding inactive rhomboid protein 2 isoform X1, producing the protein MSSSDKNGGSRSSTSSSRLQSRKPPDLSITIPPVELEEESSQKVPLKNPVYQKSVSLQEPRGKRDENMLERRPGFHRQTSLSQSIRKGTAQWFGVSSDWEGKREHWQRKSRQHCSLRYGKLKAPYRDMELPSQEVPSFQGTESPKPCKMPKIVDPLARGRPFRHPDEVDRPRTPHPVLPPQTPGVLSLTSFTSVRSGYTRLPRRKRESVAHMSFRAAAAIIKGRSVLEPSPSKHRGNKRSFLYPSFLDEDMVDAADTLDSSFFSKIDAHEEMYSMPDDVFESPPLSAAYFQGLPHLDGARSSEVEQPVLKEGVGFSVSAVPGPKRGKRIASKVKHFAFDRKKRYYGLGVVGKWLNRTYRRSISSTVQSQLENTDSHRPYFTYWLTFVHIIITLLVICTYGIAPIGFAQHVTTELVLRNKGVYESVKYIQQENFWIGPGSIDLIHLGAKFSPCIRKDQQVEKRIQKEREQERNSGCCVQNDNSGCIQTQQKDCSETLATFTKWPDSNSPTMLSNSSWKRTSGAVCHQDPRTCEEPASTPPHVWPDDITKWPICTYQAKTNHTGFLHLDCEIKGRPCCIGTKGSCEITTREYCEFMHGYFHEEATLCSQVHCLDDVCGLLPFLNPEIPDQFYRLWLSLFLHAGIVHCLVSVIFQMTILRDLEKLAGWHRISIIFILSGITGNLASAIFLPYRAEVGPAGSQFGLLACLFVELFQSWQILEKPWKAFLNLFGIVLFLFLCGLLPWIDNIAHIFGFLSGLLLSFAFLPYITFGTGDKYRKRAMIIVSLLVFVGLFASLVIWLYVYPINWHWIEYLTCLPFTNKFCEKYDLDQVLH; encoded by the exons ATGTCGTCCAGCGATAAGAACGGGGGCAGCCGGTCGAGCACCAGCAGCAGCCGCCTGCAGAGCAGGAAGCCTCCTGACCTCTCAATCACCATTCCACCAGTGGAGCTAGAGGAGGAAAGCAGCCAAAAGGTG CCTCTGAAAAACCCAGTGTATCAAAAGAGCGTGAGCCTACAGGAGCCCAGAGGGAAAAGGGACGAGAACATGTTGGAGAGACGTCCCGGCTTCCACAGACAGACCTCCCTGTCCCAGAGCATCCGCAA GGGCACAGCCCAGTGGTTTGGTGTCAGCAGCGACTGGGAGGGAAAGCGGGAGCACTGGCAACGCAAGAGCCGGCAGCACTGCAGCCTGCGATATGGCAAGCTCAAGGCCCCCTACCGAGACATGGAGCTACCCAGTCAGGAGGTGCCCTCCTTCCAAGGCACCGAGTCACCGAAGCCATGCAAGATGCCCAAG ATCGTAGACCCTTTGGCCAGAGGCCGTCCATTCCGGCATCCGGATGAAGTCGATCGTCCTCGGACCCCTCATCCTGTTCTACCACCCCAGACGCCTGGAGTTCTCTCCCTAACATCCTTCACCAGTGTGCGGTCAGGCTACACCCGTTTGCCCCGTAGGAAGAGGGAGTCTGTCGCCCACATGAGTTTCAGGGCAGCTGCAGCTATAATCAAA GGACGTTCAGTTTTGGAGCCCTCGCCATCAAAACACAGAGGCAACAAGCGGAGCTTCCTGTATCCCAGCTTCCTGGATGAGGACATGGTGGATGCTGCAGATAcactggactcctcattcttCAGTAAG ATAGATGCGCACGAGGAGATGTATTCCATGCCAGATGACGTGTTCGAATCGCCACCCCTCTCAGCCGCTTACTTCCAAGGGCTTCCTCACCTGGACGGCGCGCGATCCTCTGAGGTGGAACAGCCTGTTCT GAAGGAAGGTGTCGGGTTCTCGGTGTCCGCAGTCCCCGGCCCCAAGAGAGGCAAGCGGATTGCTTCCAAAGTGAAGCACTTCGCCTTTGACCGCAAGAAGCGATACTACGGGCTGGGGGTGGTGGGCAAGTGGCTGAACAGGACGTACCGCCGGAGCATCAGCAGCACGGTCCAGTCTCAGCTGGAGAACACAGACAGTCACAG gCCGTATTTCACCTATTGGCTCACCTTTGTCCATATCATCATCACCCTGCTGGTTATCTGCACGTACGGCATCGCGCCGATCGGGTTTGCCCAGCACGTGACGACAGAGTTA GTGCTGAGGAACAAAGGTGTGTATGAGAGTGTGAAGTACATCCAGCAGGAGAACTTCTGGATTGGCCCGGGCTCG ATTGACCTGATCCACCTGGGAGCCAAGTTCTCCCCTTGCATCCGCAAGGACCAGCAGGTTGAGAAGCGcattcaaaaagagagagagcaggagcGTAACTCAGGCTGCTGTGTCCAAAACGACAACTCGGGCTGCATTCAGACTCAGCAAAAAGACTGTTCG GAGACGTTAGCAACTTTCACAAAGTGGCCAGATTCTAACTCCCCGACGATGCTCAGCAATTCCAGCTGGAAGCGAACATCTGGGGCTGTATGCCATCAGGACCCCAG GACGTGCGAGGAGCCAGCCTCCACCCCGCCTCACGTCTGGCCAGATGACATAACCAAGTGGCCG ATTTGCACCTATCAAGCCAAAACCAACCACACAGGCTTTTTGCACCTGGACTGTGAGATCAAAGGGAGACCGTGCTGTATCGGTACCAAAGGCAG CTGCGAGATCACCACACGGGAATACTGCGAGTTCATGCACGGCTACTTCCATGAGGAGGCAACGCTCTGCTCGCAG GTCCATTGCTTGGATGATGTGTGTGGCCTCCTGCCCTTTCTGAACCCGGAAATCCCCGATCAGTTCTACAGACTCTGGCTGTCCCTTTTCCTTCACGCCGG GATAGTTCACTGCCTGGTATCAGTGATCTTCCAGATGACAATCCTCAGGGATTTGGAGAAGCTGGCAGGCTGGCATAGGATCTCGATCATCTTCATCCTCAGCGGCATCACTGGCAACCTGGCCAGTGCCATCTTCCTTCCATATCGGGCAGAG GTTGGCCCTGCTGGATCCCAGTTTGGCTTGCTGGCCTGCCTCTTCGTGGAGCTCTTTCAAAGCTGGCAGATCCTAGAGAAGCCCTGGAAGGCTTTTCTGAACCTCTTTGGGATCGTCCTCTTTCTGTTTCTGTGCGGCCTCCTGCCTTGGATTGACAATATCGCCCACATCTTTGGCTTTCTCAGCGGCCTCCTGCTGTCCTTCGCCTTCCTCCCCTACATCACCTTCGGCACCGGGGACAAGTACCGCAAGCGGGCCATGATCATTGTCTCCCTGCTGGTCTTTGTGGGTCTCTTTGCCTCCCTGGTGATCTGGCTCTACGTCTACCCCATCAACTGGCACTGGATCGAGTATCTCACCTGCCTGCCCTTCACCAACAAGTTCTGCGAGAAGTATGACCTGGACCAGGTTTTGCACTGA
- the RHBDF2 gene encoding inactive rhomboid protein 2 isoform X2 has protein sequence MSSSDKNGGSRSSTSSSRLQSRKPPDLSITIPPVELEEESSQKPLKNPVYQKSVSLQEPRGKRDENMLERRPGFHRQTSLSQSIRKGTAQWFGVSSDWEGKREHWQRKSRQHCSLRYGKLKAPYRDMELPSQEVPSFQGTESPKPCKMPKIVDPLARGRPFRHPDEVDRPRTPHPVLPPQTPGVLSLTSFTSVRSGYTRLPRRKRESVAHMSFRAAAAIIKGRSVLEPSPSKHRGNKRSFLYPSFLDEDMVDAADTLDSSFFSKIDAHEEMYSMPDDVFESPPLSAAYFQGLPHLDGARSSEVEQPVLKEGVGFSVSAVPGPKRGKRIASKVKHFAFDRKKRYYGLGVVGKWLNRTYRRSISSTVQSQLENTDSHRPYFTYWLTFVHIIITLLVICTYGIAPIGFAQHVTTELVLRNKGVYESVKYIQQENFWIGPGSIDLIHLGAKFSPCIRKDQQVEKRIQKEREQERNSGCCVQNDNSGCIQTQQKDCSETLATFTKWPDSNSPTMLSNSSWKRTSGAVCHQDPRTCEEPASTPPHVWPDDITKWPICTYQAKTNHTGFLHLDCEIKGRPCCIGTKGSCEITTREYCEFMHGYFHEEATLCSQVHCLDDVCGLLPFLNPEIPDQFYRLWLSLFLHAGIVHCLVSVIFQMTILRDLEKLAGWHRISIIFILSGITGNLASAIFLPYRAEVGPAGSQFGLLACLFVELFQSWQILEKPWKAFLNLFGIVLFLFLCGLLPWIDNIAHIFGFLSGLLLSFAFLPYITFGTGDKYRKRAMIIVSLLVFVGLFASLVIWLYVYPINWHWIEYLTCLPFTNKFCEKYDLDQVLH, from the exons ATGTCGTCCAGCGATAAGAACGGGGGCAGCCGGTCGAGCACCAGCAGCAGCCGCCTGCAGAGCAGGAAGCCTCCTGACCTCTCAATCACCATTCCACCAGTGGAGCTAGAGGAGGAAAGCAGCCAAAAG CCTCTGAAAAACCCAGTGTATCAAAAGAGCGTGAGCCTACAGGAGCCCAGAGGGAAAAGGGACGAGAACATGTTGGAGAGACGTCCCGGCTTCCACAGACAGACCTCCCTGTCCCAGAGCATCCGCAA GGGCACAGCCCAGTGGTTTGGTGTCAGCAGCGACTGGGAGGGAAAGCGGGAGCACTGGCAACGCAAGAGCCGGCAGCACTGCAGCCTGCGATATGGCAAGCTCAAGGCCCCCTACCGAGACATGGAGCTACCCAGTCAGGAGGTGCCCTCCTTCCAAGGCACCGAGTCACCGAAGCCATGCAAGATGCCCAAG ATCGTAGACCCTTTGGCCAGAGGCCGTCCATTCCGGCATCCGGATGAAGTCGATCGTCCTCGGACCCCTCATCCTGTTCTACCACCCCAGACGCCTGGAGTTCTCTCCCTAACATCCTTCACCAGTGTGCGGTCAGGCTACACCCGTTTGCCCCGTAGGAAGAGGGAGTCTGTCGCCCACATGAGTTTCAGGGCAGCTGCAGCTATAATCAAA GGACGTTCAGTTTTGGAGCCCTCGCCATCAAAACACAGAGGCAACAAGCGGAGCTTCCTGTATCCCAGCTTCCTGGATGAGGACATGGTGGATGCTGCAGATAcactggactcctcattcttCAGTAAG ATAGATGCGCACGAGGAGATGTATTCCATGCCAGATGACGTGTTCGAATCGCCACCCCTCTCAGCCGCTTACTTCCAAGGGCTTCCTCACCTGGACGGCGCGCGATCCTCTGAGGTGGAACAGCCTGTTCT GAAGGAAGGTGTCGGGTTCTCGGTGTCCGCAGTCCCCGGCCCCAAGAGAGGCAAGCGGATTGCTTCCAAAGTGAAGCACTTCGCCTTTGACCGCAAGAAGCGATACTACGGGCTGGGGGTGGTGGGCAAGTGGCTGAACAGGACGTACCGCCGGAGCATCAGCAGCACGGTCCAGTCTCAGCTGGAGAACACAGACAGTCACAG gCCGTATTTCACCTATTGGCTCACCTTTGTCCATATCATCATCACCCTGCTGGTTATCTGCACGTACGGCATCGCGCCGATCGGGTTTGCCCAGCACGTGACGACAGAGTTA GTGCTGAGGAACAAAGGTGTGTATGAGAGTGTGAAGTACATCCAGCAGGAGAACTTCTGGATTGGCCCGGGCTCG ATTGACCTGATCCACCTGGGAGCCAAGTTCTCCCCTTGCATCCGCAAGGACCAGCAGGTTGAGAAGCGcattcaaaaagagagagagcaggagcGTAACTCAGGCTGCTGTGTCCAAAACGACAACTCGGGCTGCATTCAGACTCAGCAAAAAGACTGTTCG GAGACGTTAGCAACTTTCACAAAGTGGCCAGATTCTAACTCCCCGACGATGCTCAGCAATTCCAGCTGGAAGCGAACATCTGGGGCTGTATGCCATCAGGACCCCAG GACGTGCGAGGAGCCAGCCTCCACCCCGCCTCACGTCTGGCCAGATGACATAACCAAGTGGCCG ATTTGCACCTATCAAGCCAAAACCAACCACACAGGCTTTTTGCACCTGGACTGTGAGATCAAAGGGAGACCGTGCTGTATCGGTACCAAAGGCAG CTGCGAGATCACCACACGGGAATACTGCGAGTTCATGCACGGCTACTTCCATGAGGAGGCAACGCTCTGCTCGCAG GTCCATTGCTTGGATGATGTGTGTGGCCTCCTGCCCTTTCTGAACCCGGAAATCCCCGATCAGTTCTACAGACTCTGGCTGTCCCTTTTCCTTCACGCCGG GATAGTTCACTGCCTGGTATCAGTGATCTTCCAGATGACAATCCTCAGGGATTTGGAGAAGCTGGCAGGCTGGCATAGGATCTCGATCATCTTCATCCTCAGCGGCATCACTGGCAACCTGGCCAGTGCCATCTTCCTTCCATATCGGGCAGAG GTTGGCCCTGCTGGATCCCAGTTTGGCTTGCTGGCCTGCCTCTTCGTGGAGCTCTTTCAAAGCTGGCAGATCCTAGAGAAGCCCTGGAAGGCTTTTCTGAACCTCTTTGGGATCGTCCTCTTTCTGTTTCTGTGCGGCCTCCTGCCTTGGATTGACAATATCGCCCACATCTTTGGCTTTCTCAGCGGCCTCCTGCTGTCCTTCGCCTTCCTCCCCTACATCACCTTCGGCACCGGGGACAAGTACCGCAAGCGGGCCATGATCATTGTCTCCCTGCTGGTCTTTGTGGGTCTCTTTGCCTCCCTGGTGATCTGGCTCTACGTCTACCCCATCAACTGGCACTGGATCGAGTATCTCACCTGCCTGCCCTTCACCAACAAGTTCTGCGAGAAGTATGACCTGGACCAGGTTTTGCACTGA